A genomic segment from Gadus morhua chromosome 4, gadMor3.0, whole genome shotgun sequence encodes:
- the sh3yl1 gene encoding SH3 domain-containing YSC84-like protein 1 isoform X2, with product MNALPHVFTGSPAPFLPPGDDVRCGAAHRQRAGSPCSSGPARLGAMLTCSGDIRHGRPRRRYTVTMNNPIPTSLKSETKKAAKILREFTEISSRTGADKLIPAHVIAKAEGLAIITVIKAGFMITARGGSGIVIARLADRRWSAPSAIGIAGLGGGFEIGVEVSDLVIILLQRRAVDAFTKGGNLTLGGNCTVAVGPMGRNVEADVLLRSTAAVFTYCHSRGLFAGISLEGSCLIERKETNQKFYSQVIRASAILNGDVEPPAACQDLYRVLDQYTDAYTDAWTSKHLGPKAGPARPRAPSRPPSYCAPPPAKPTLYPSLSVYKSPNAAGGAPGPEGPSGPLVVTATHPFTGQQPGDLSIAPGDRITVVTRTESEYDWWEGRLADGRTGIFPANFVSWS from the exons ATGAACGCGTTGCCTCACGTCTTCACCGGCTCGCCCGCACCGTTTTTACCCCCCGGTGACGATGTGAGGTGCGGGGCTGCGCACCGGCAGCGTGCGGGCAGTCCCTGCAGCAGCGGGCCCGCGCGTTTGGGGGCGATGCTCACCTGCTCAGGTGACATACGGCACGGGAGACCTAGGCGACGGTACACCGTCACCA TGAACAACCCCATTCCAACCAGCTTGAAGTCGGAGACGAAGAAAGCCGCTAAAATCCTGCGAGAGTTCACCGAGATTTCGTCGCGCACCGGAGCCGACAAACTGATCCCAG ctcATGTGATAGCGAAGGCGGAGGGCTTGGCCATCATCACCGTCATCAAGGCCGGTTTCATGATCACCGCCCGGGGCGGCAGCGGCATCGTCATCGCGCGCCTCGCAGACAGAC gctggtCCGCTCCGTCTGCCATCGGCATTGCTGGTCTAGGAGGAGGTTTCGAGATCGGTGTcgag GTCTCGGACCTGGTGATCATCCTGCTCCAGCGCCGGGCGGTCGATGCCTTCACTAAAGGAGGGAATCTGACGCTTGGAGGGAACTGCACCGTGGCAGTGGGGCCGATGGGCAG gaaCGTGGAGGCGGATGTGCTCCTGCGCAGCACAGCGGCTGTGTTCACCTACTGCCACTCCAGGGGGCTGTTCGCCGGGATCTCCCTGGAGGGGTCCTGCCTCATAGAGCGCAAGGAGACCAACCAGAA GTTCTACTCACAGGTGATCCGGGCGTCGGCTATCCTGAACGGAGACGTGGAGCCTCCGGCCGCCTGCCAGGACCTCTACCGGGTCCTGGACCAGTACACCGACGCCTACACCGACGCCTGGACCAGCAAGCACCTGGGGCCCAAG GCCGGCCCAGCGAGGCCCAGAGCCCCGAGCCGCCCCCCCAGCTactgcgccccccccccag CCAAACCAACTCTATACCCCAGTCTCTCGGTCTACAAATCCCCCAATGCagcag GAGGGGCTCCGGGTCCAGAGGGGCCCAGCGGACCCCTGGTCGTCACGGCAACACATCCGTTCACCGGCCAGCAGCCGGGGGACCTGAGCATCGCCCCCGGCGACCGCATCACCGTGGTAACCAGGACGGAGTCGGAGTACGACTGGTGGGAGGGCCGGCTGGCCGACGGCCGCACCGGCATCTTCCCCGCCAACTTCGTCTCCTGGAGCTGA
- the sh3yl1 gene encoding SH3 domain-containing YSC84-like protein 1 isoform X1 codes for MNALPHVFTGSPAPFLPPGDDVRCGAAHRQRAGSPCSSGPARLGAMLTCSGDIRHGRPRRRYTVTMNNPIPTSLKSETKKAAKILREFTEISSRTGADKLIPAHVIAKAEGLAIITVIKAGFMITARGGSGIVIARLADRRWSAPSAIGIAGLGGGFEIGVELVPMQVSDLVIILLQRRAVDAFTKGGNLTLGGNCTVAVGPMGRNVEADVLLRSTAAVFTYCHSRGLFAGISLEGSCLIERKETNQKFYSQVIRASAILNGDVEPPAACQDLYRVLDQYTDAYTDAWTSKHLGPKAGPARPRAPSRPPSYCAPPPAKPTLYPSLSVYKSPNAAGGAPGPEGPSGPLVVTATHPFTGQQPGDLSIAPGDRITVVTRTESEYDWWEGRLADGRTGIFPANFVSWS; via the exons ATGAACGCGTTGCCTCACGTCTTCACCGGCTCGCCCGCACCGTTTTTACCCCCCGGTGACGATGTGAGGTGCGGGGCTGCGCACCGGCAGCGTGCGGGCAGTCCCTGCAGCAGCGGGCCCGCGCGTTTGGGGGCGATGCTCACCTGCTCAGGTGACATACGGCACGGGAGACCTAGGCGACGGTACACCGTCACCA TGAACAACCCCATTCCAACCAGCTTGAAGTCGGAGACGAAGAAAGCCGCTAAAATCCTGCGAGAGTTCACCGAGATTTCGTCGCGCACCGGAGCCGACAAACTGATCCCAG ctcATGTGATAGCGAAGGCGGAGGGCTTGGCCATCATCACCGTCATCAAGGCCGGTTTCATGATCACCGCCCGGGGCGGCAGCGGCATCGTCATCGCGCGCCTCGCAGACAGAC gctggtCCGCTCCGTCTGCCATCGGCATTGCTGGTCTAGGAGGAGGTTTCGAGATCGGTGTcgag CTGGTCCCTATGCAGGTCTCGGACCTGGTGATCATCCTGCTCCAGCGCCGGGCGGTCGATGCCTTCACTAAAGGAGGGAATCTGACGCTTGGAGGGAACTGCACCGTGGCAGTGGGGCCGATGGGCAG gaaCGTGGAGGCGGATGTGCTCCTGCGCAGCACAGCGGCTGTGTTCACCTACTGCCACTCCAGGGGGCTGTTCGCCGGGATCTCCCTGGAGGGGTCCTGCCTCATAGAGCGCAAGGAGACCAACCAGAA GTTCTACTCACAGGTGATCCGGGCGTCGGCTATCCTGAACGGAGACGTGGAGCCTCCGGCCGCCTGCCAGGACCTCTACCGGGTCCTGGACCAGTACACCGACGCCTACACCGACGCCTGGACCAGCAAGCACCTGGGGCCCAAG GCCGGCCCAGCGAGGCCCAGAGCCCCGAGCCGCCCCCCCAGCTactgcgccccccccccag CCAAACCAACTCTATACCCCAGTCTCTCGGTCTACAAATCCCCCAATGCagcag GAGGGGCTCCGGGTCCAGAGGGGCCCAGCGGACCCCTGGTCGTCACGGCAACACATCCGTTCACCGGCCAGCAGCCGGGGGACCTGAGCATCGCCCCCGGCGACCGCATCACCGTGGTAACCAGGACGGAGTCGGAGTACGACTGGTGGGAGGGCCGGCTGGCCGACGGCCGCACCGGCATCTTCCCCGCCAACTTCGTCTCCTGGAGCTGA
- the si:dkey-190l8.2 gene encoding solute carrier family 22 member 13 produces the protein METLRWKGCGFETRLSGLQIAVYWRLCLLLFLNSFLFFLDLYTTCTSRHADHRTDNRTAPEDNRTGPEHGGPTGSSESECVWLSYGQTLYIIGLLLGSLFGGAPSDWYGRRVVLQVCVSVHAVCAVLPAALHHPLFFITLRCLTGVCSSLTHSSAFSLAVEWSVPACRAWPPALLGLSFSLGMVVQAPLAYACCSWAALHLALGLPQILFLPILISLPESPCWLLLKKRTSVLDQYRKQDPEYMQQLLNSTGEEERAEPAEGAEPAEAGPGGLFDLTHLRHPTVMLRLAVMSYLGLTTALTYYGISLNIGSFGVDVYRAQFFSGLSETPCVLLPFLLARCGRRTVSMLTMFLSGLACLLSLVASQIYRDAVWGMSLALLGKFCMLTNMFVSLLYSIELFPTITRQRCLALVNVFYRAGSVFNTLLDFSAGIPLAAMIIYGCGPIIGSLFCLLLPETSQGPLPDSLEDCERQSRVRLNQVKTHLNQVKTHLNQVDSP, from the exons ATGGAGACTCTCCGTTGGAAGGGCTGCGGGTTCGAGACCCGCCTGTCCGGGCTGCAGATCGCGGTGTACTGGCGCCTCTGCCTCCTACTCTTCCTCaactccttcctcttcttcctcgaCCTCTACACCACGTGCACCAGCCGGCACGCGGACCACCGGACGGACAACCGGACCGCACCGGAGGACAACCGGACGGGACCGGAGCACGGAGGACCGACCGGGAGCAGCGAG tcggagtgtgtgtggttatccTACGGACAGACTCTCTACATTATTGGACTCCTGCTGGGATCACTGTTTGGTGGTGCGCCGTCGgactg gtacggCCGCCGCGTGGtgctccaggtgtgtgtgtctgtccatgcGGTGTGTGCCGTGCTGCCAGCTGCTCTTCATCACCCCCTCTTCTTCATCACCCTGCGCTGCCTGACAGGAGTCTGCAGCAGCCTGACACACAGCAGCGCCTTCAGCCtgg CCGTGGAGTGGAGCGTGCCGGCCTGCCGGGCCTGGCCTCCCGCCCTGTTGGGCCTCTCCTTCAGCCTGGGCATGGTAGTGCAGGCACCGCTGGCCTACGCCTGCTGCTCCTGGGCCGCGCTGCACCTCGCCCTGGGCCTGCCCCAGATCCTCTTCCTGCCAATCCTCAT ttcTCTTCCAGAGTCCCCATGCTGGTTGTTGTTGAAAAAAAGAACGTCTGTTTTGGATCAATATCGTAAACAAGACCCGGAGTACATGCAGCAG TTATTAAACTcaacaggtgaggaggagagggcggagccggcggagggggcggagccggcgGAGGCGGGGCCTGGGGGTCTCTTTGACCTCACTCACCTGAGACACCCCACCGTGATGCTGAGGCTGGCCGTCATGAGCTACCTGGG GCTGACCACTGCGCTGACGTACTACGGTATCTCTCTCAACATCGGCTCGTTCGGCGTGGACGTTTACCGCGCCCAGTTCTTCTCCGGCCTATCAGAGACGCCGTGCGTCCTCCTGCCCTTCCTATTGGCTCGCTGCGGGCGCCGCACCGTGAGCATGCTCACAATGTTCCTGAGCggcctggcctgcctcctgtcGCTGGTGGCCTCGCAGATCTACC GTGATGCGGTCTGGGGAATGAGTCTTGCTCTCTTGGGAAAGTTCTGCATGCTGACCAACATGTTCGTCTCCCTACTCTACAGCATCGAACTGTTTCCTACCATCACCAG ACAGAGGTGCCTGGCCCTGGTCAACGTGTTCTACCGTGCCGGCTCCGTCTTCAACACGCTGCTCGACTTCAGCGCCGGCATCCCATTGGCTGCCATGATTATCTACGGCTGTGGACCAATCATAGGCAGCCTTTTCTGCCTGCTGCTACCGGAGACCAGCCAAGGGCCGCTCCCTGATTCGCTGGAGGACTGTGAGAGACAGTCGAGGGTCCGCCTTAACCAGGTTAAGACTCACCTCAACCAGGTTAAGACTCACCTTAACCAGGTAGACTCACCCTAA
- the LOC115542521 gene encoding uncharacterized protein C1orf115 produces MARTKNRETTCSGAGSTPGEAASLPGDGAAAAGREAPSAGSRTGAYSPSPGSAAGEEAPSDGSEAGPRKPNKSSKEVYFAVLPDKYQPLLEEEEEEESEEQRWRRKEEKRRKKREKHKRCRKSLGRALRWTWRSLVAGLQSLAAVYSAPFTAPTTLAAACSKA; encoded by the exons ATGGCCCGCACGAAGAACCGAGAGACCACCTGCTCCGGTGCTGGAAGCACACCCGGAGAAGCGGCGAGCCTGCCGGGGGACGGCGCTGCAGCGGCCGGGCGAGAGGCTCCTTCTGCCGGCTCCAGGACCGGGGCATACAGTCCCTCCCCGGGCTCCGCGGCCGGGGAAGAGGCTCCGTCTGACGGCTCCGAGGCCGGACCTCGGAAACCCAACAAGAGTTCAAAGGAAGTTTATTTTGCGGTCCTACCGGACAAATACCAGCctctcctggaggaggaggaggaggaggagagcgaggagcagaggtggaggaggaaggaggagaagaggagaaagaaacGGGAGAAACATAAGAGGTGCAGAAAG AGCTTGGGGCGGGCCCTGCGGTGGACCTGGCGCTCGCTGGTTGCCGGGTTACAGAGTCTGGCCGCCGTCTACTCCGCCCCCTtcaccgcccccaccaccctgGCAGCCGCCTGCAGCAAGGCATGA